From Bacteroidales bacterium:
TGCTGCCGCTTCGATAGTAATACCTTCCTCTCAGTGATATTGGTGTATTGTATTCCGGTGTGATAATTTCGATACAATCCTTCCCTTTTTCATTTAGTAGATTAACAGCAACAGTCACACCCATCAGGTCTCTTGTTTTAGAGGGTATTTCTTCCATCAGTTGCCGGGAGTTGTTTAAACCGCAAACCTTCCCTTTATCGTTAACGCCCACAAAAAGACTTCCACCACCAGCATTAGCAAAACCACATACCCATTTCAGATAGTCATCATGCCATCCTTG
This genomic window contains:
- a CDS encoding ATP-binding protein translates to MIPDKESQNVEFKQGWHDDYLKWVCGFANAGGGSLFVGVNDKGKVCGLNNSRQLMEEIPSKTRDLMGVTVAVNLLNEKGKDCIEIITPEYNTPISLRGRYYYRSGSTNAELTGNALTDFLMRKFGKTWDDVYEISYSPELIDNKTIEIFKRLALDRLPGVSAENDPQILL